A section of the Clostridium felsineum DSM 794 genome encodes:
- a CDS encoding FAD-dependent oxidoreductase, whose protein sequence is MKSKYPNLCKPITLGNVTFKNRMFSAPVSLQEISPELTLNQENIAFFELRAKGGAANCTIGVSNVLASGSGHTKELALDNQLILPSLAHMARTIKRHDCVPNIELTHAGKYAGVPNLENPHPKYKAYGPTYEIVNGTVVRQMDEGMILDLVDAFGKGAALVKKAGFEMLIIHGGHGWLISQFLSPTNNREDKYGGSLENRLRFPIMILKSIREAVGPGFPIEFRMNGLDYFEGGYGLDEAVEIAKGIEDYVDMIHISVGNQEVQETFVRTHPDMFYPHGLNVELAAEIKKNVKVPVAVVGAISDPEKAEEIIASGKADVVEMARALIVDPFFPTKVKEGRDEDIRKCMRCHVCFDTIINIRDVACALNPVIGEEELYFSPPAPPAKLKKVLVAGGGPGGMQAALTAAKRGHKVILCEASDKLGGQILCEAHVEFKKNYYGFAKWLQCQLKKQDNVEIRLNTKVDEKLVDEINPDSLICAIGAYPIVPRIPGIEDERVVFCDELAKDKPKIGNKVVIIGAGLVGSESAIHFKRENKEVTLIEARGDYAIDANPFHKMGLTRELREGVDVRVSTSVKAITKEGVVAVDKAGNEIVFPADTILCAVGMRSRADEVKALRDKVMEFRAIGDCVRPGKAMTAVHHGHYAALDL, encoded by the coding sequence ATGAAGTCAAAATATCCTAATCTTTGTAAACCAATTACTCTAGGAAATGTTACTTTTAAAAATAGAATGTTCTCAGCACCAGTTTCTCTTCAGGAGATATCACCAGAATTAACTCTTAACCAAGAAAATATCGCTTTCTTTGAATTACGTGCAAAAGGTGGAGCAGCTAATTGTACTATTGGAGTGTCTAATGTACTTGCTTCTGGTAGTGGACATACTAAGGAACTTGCATTAGATAATCAACTAATATTACCGTCATTGGCTCATATGGCTCGTACAATTAAACGCCACGATTGCGTTCCTAATATAGAATTAACACATGCCGGTAAGTATGCAGGTGTTCCAAACTTAGAAAATCCTCATCCTAAATATAAGGCATATGGACCTACATATGAAATAGTTAATGGTACAGTTGTTCGTCAAATGGATGAAGGTATGATTTTAGACTTAGTAGATGCTTTTGGTAAAGGTGCTGCATTAGTAAAAAAAGCAGGTTTTGAAATGCTTATTATTCATGGTGGTCATGGATGGTTAATAAGTCAATTTTTATCTCCTACTAATAATCGTGAAGATAAATATGGCGGAAGTCTTGAAAATAGATTACGCTTTCCTATAATGATACTTAAATCTATTAGGGAAGCAGTTGGACCTGGTTTTCCAATTGAGTTTAGAATGAATGGTCTAGATTATTTCGAAGGTGGATATGGTTTAGATGAAGCTGTTGAAATAGCAAAAGGTATTGAAGACTATGTAGATATGATTCATATTAGTGTTGGTAATCAAGAAGTACAAGAAACCTTTGTACGTACACATCCAGATATGTTTTATCCTCATGGACTTAATGTAGAACTTGCAGCTGAAATTAAAAAGAACGTAAAGGTTCCAGTTGCAGTAGTAGGAGCTATTTCAGATCCAGAAAAGGCAGAAGAAATCATAGCTTCAGGCAAAGCTGATGTGGTTGAAATGGCTCGTGCGCTTATAGTTGATCCTTTCTTCCCAACAAAGGTTAAGGAAGGTAGAGATGAAGATATAAGAAAGTGTATGCGTTGTCATGTGTGTTTTGATACAATCATTAACATTAGAGACGTTGCATGTGCTCTAAATCCTGTAATAGGAGAAGAAGAACTATATTTCTCACCTCCAGCACCACCTGCTAAATTGAAAAAGGTATTAGTTGCAGGAGGGGGACCTGGTGGTATGCAGGCAGCTCTTACAGCAGCTAAGAGAGGACACAAGGTAATACTTTGCGAAGCCAGTGATAAACTAGGTGGACAAATACTTTGTGAAGCGCATGTTGAGTTTAAGAAAAATTATTATGGTTTTGCTAAGTGGCTTCAGTGTCAACTTAAAAAGCAGGATAATGTTGAAATTCGATTAAATACTAAAGTGGATGAAAAGCTTGTAGACGAAATAAATCCAGATTCATTAATTTGTGCTATAGGTGCATATCCTATTGTACCAAGAATACCTGGTATTGAAGATGAAAGAGTGGTATTCTGTGATGAGCTTGCAAAAGATAAACCTAAAATAGGCAACAAGGTTGTTATTATTGGAGCAGGACTTGTTGGATCAGAATCAGCAATTCATTTTAAACGTGAAAATAAAGAAGTAACGCTTATAGAAGCTAGAGGTGATTATGCCATAGATGCTAATCCATTCCATAAGATGGGATTAACTAGAGAATTACGTGAAGGTGTAGATGTAAGAGTTAGTACTTCTGTAAAAGCTATAACTAAAGAAGGTGTTGTAGCAGTTGATAAAGCTGGAAATGAAATTGTATTCCCAGCAGATACAATTTTATGTGCAGTGGGTATGAGATCACGTGCTGATGAGGTTAAAGCTTTAAGAGATAAGGTTATGGAATTCCGTGCAATAGGTGACTGTGTAAGACCTGGAAAAGCAATGACTGCAGTTCATCATGGCCATTATGCTGCTTTAGATTTATAA
- a CDS encoding TetR/AcrR family transcriptional regulator produces the protein MNKSDKTKNQLIQAVIELLRECYDISELTSRKITERAKINLSTINYHFGSKDELVNIAVNKLIEEVSHSYFKGNNAEENPRNKLKSFLISICDMVVDYRKYTKETIPYILLQGNFNEAIQILPLVKACFEEGKSDEECKIISYQLISFLQLVFYRSDEFKLFSGVNIMNKEERDRFINMQTDLLIR, from the coding sequence TTGAATAAATCTGATAAAACTAAGAATCAACTTATACAAGCAGTAATAGAATTATTAAGAGAATGTTATGATATTTCAGAACTGACATCGAGAAAAATAACAGAGAGAGCTAAAATAAACCTATCGACTATAAATTATCATTTTGGTTCAAAAGATGAACTAGTAAATATTGCGGTTAATAAGTTAATAGAGGAGGTATCTCACAGCTATTTTAAGGGCAATAATGCTGAAGAAAATCCTAGAAATAAACTTAAAAGTTTTCTGATTAGCATATGTGATATGGTTGTAGACTACAGAAAATATACAAAGGAGACTATTCCGTATATTTTATTGCAAGGCAATTTTAATGAAGCAATTCAAATATTACCATTAGTTAAGGCATGCTTTGAAGAAGGTAAAAGTGATGAAGAATGTAAAATTATTTCATATCAATTAATTTCATTTTTACAGTTGGTATTTTACAGATCGGATGAATTTAAATTATTTAGTGGAGTTAATATTATGAATAAAGAAGAAAGAGATAGATTTATAAACATGCAGACGGATTTATTAATTAGATAA
- a CDS encoding radical SAM protein encodes MREDFNLTQYMSDGIENIVKNVLKSSIKNPKETAFVVKHVLTVKNARNKRMMLENKGDHVPPFLMLSISTNCNLYCKGCYARVNKACGDNLNKDELTEERWKEIFDEAKDMGISFALLLGGEPLMRRGIIEKAASVREIIFPIFTNGTMIDDKYVKLFDKNRNLVPMISIEGDRLQTDKRRGIGTYEAVSHAMNKLKRKDVLFGGSVTVTTENIGTVTSKEFVQELYNKGARALIYVEYVPVTKNTKNLAPGDKERKRLEKNLQELRTIFNAMVLLSFPGDEKYLKGCLAAGRGFFHINASGGAEPCPFSPYSDVNLKECNLMEALKSPLFRKLQNNEMLIEGHVGGCLLFEKEDKVKELLRQQ; translated from the coding sequence ATGAGAGAGGATTTTAATTTAACACAATATATGAGCGATGGAATTGAGAACATAGTAAAAAATGTTTTGAAATCATCCATAAAAAATCCCAAAGAAACTGCTTTTGTAGTTAAACATGTGCTAACAGTAAAGAATGCAAGAAATAAGAGGATGATGCTTGAAAATAAAGGGGATCATGTGCCACCATTTTTAATGTTAAGTATTTCTACCAATTGTAACTTATACTGTAAGGGATGTTATGCAAGAGTAAATAAAGCCTGTGGAGATAATTTGAATAAAGATGAATTAACAGAGGAAAGATGGAAAGAAATATTTGATGAGGCTAAGGATATGGGTATCTCATTTGCATTACTACTTGGAGGGGAGCCTTTGATGAGAAGGGGAATTATTGAAAAAGCCGCTTCTGTGAGAGAAATAATCTTTCCTATATTCACTAATGGGACTATGATTGATGATAAATATGTAAAGTTATTTGATAAAAATAGAAATTTAGTACCTATGATTAGCATTGAAGGAGATAGATTACAAACAGATAAGCGTAGAGGAATAGGCACATATGAAGCTGTAAGCCATGCTATGAATAAACTAAAGAGAAAAGACGTTTTGTTTGGAGGTTCTGTAACTGTAACAACTGAAAATATAGGGACTGTAACAAGTAAAGAATTTGTACAAGAACTATATAATAAAGGAGCACGAGCATTAATTTATGTTGAATATGTACCAGTGACTAAAAATACAAAAAATCTTGCACCTGGAGATAAAGAACGCAAGAGATTAGAAAAAAATCTTCAAGAATTAAGAACAATTTTTAATGCGATGGTACTTTTATCTTTTCCAGGGGATGAAAAGTATTTAAAGGGGTGTTTGGCAGCAGGAAGAGGCTTTTTTCATATAAATGCAAGTGGTGGAGCGGAACCATGTCCATTTTCACCATATTCAGATGTTAATCTAAAAGAATGTAACTTAATGGAAGCTTTAAAATCACCTTTATTTAGAAAACTTCAAAATAATGAAATGTTGATTGAAGGTCATGTTGGAGGTTGTTTACTGTTTGAAAAAGAAGATAAAGTTAAAGAACTATTGAGACAACAATAG
- a CDS encoding methyltransferase family protein, whose amino-acid sequence MKNSNLSSKVKVYVVPIVLIVFMWLVLFVPALTIRFWQAWIFWCGFAIITFFITVYFTNKNPEFLKRRTKTKESKVSEKPPSILKLYYMGFILPGVDFHFNISREPVWLVIVSNIVAFMAYIFIFYVFKENSYASTVIQVEKKQQVISSGPYSMVRHPMYLGMVIISLFIPLALGSYISILPMFFIIPITTFRIKNEEKVLLRELGGYKDYCSKVRYRLIPLVW is encoded by the coding sequence TTGAAAAATAGTAATTTGTCATCAAAAGTAAAGGTATATGTAGTACCTATTGTACTCATCGTCTTTATGTGGCTTGTTTTATTTGTTCCGGCATTAACAATAAGGTTTTGGCAAGCATGGATTTTTTGGTGTGGCTTTGCTATAATAACTTTTTTTATTACGGTATATTTTACAAACAAAAATCCTGAATTTTTAAAAAGAAGGACTAAAACTAAAGAAAGTAAAGTAAGTGAAAAACCTCCTTCAATTTTAAAGCTATACTATATGGGTTTTATATTACCTGGCGTGGATTTTCATTTTAATATATCAAGGGAACCTGTATGGCTTGTGATTGTATCTAATATAGTTGCATTTATGGCATATATTTTTATATTTTATGTTTTTAAGGAAAATAGTTATGCCTCAACAGTTATACAAGTAGAGAAGAAGCAGCAGGTTATTTCATCAGGACCTTATTCAATGGTTCGTCATCCCATGTATTTAGGAATGGTGATAATATCTTTATTTATACCACTTGCACTGGGCTCGTATATTTCCATATTACCTATGTTTTTTATAATTCCTATAACTACATTTAGGATAAAGAATGAAGAAAAGGTACTTCTAAGGGAGCTTGGGGGGTATAAAGATTACTGCTCAAAAGTGCGCTATCGTTTAATACCACTAGTTTGGTAG
- a CDS encoding cupin domain-containing protein, which yields MDKKELEKVSDFSLGEENTAYAQYFIGKSYLSTLNKEETFIANVTFEPGCRNNWHIHHVGGQILICVGGHGWYQEFGKEAQLLKSGDVVYIAPEIKHWHGAVADEAFAHLALSVPVEGASNEWCEPVTDEEYNKLK from the coding sequence ATGGACAAAAAAGAATTAGAAAAGGTATCTGATTTTTCACTTGGAGAAGAAAATACTGCGTACGCTCAATATTTTATTGGAAAAAGTTATTTGAGTACTTTAAATAAGGAAGAGACATTTATAGCAAATGTTACATTCGAACCAGGTTGTCGTAATAATTGGCATATCCATCATGTTGGAGGACAAATACTTATTTGTGTTGGTGGTCATGGATGGTATCAAGAGTTTGGTAAAGAAGCACAATTGTTGAAGAGTGGAGATGTGGTATATATTGCGCCAGAGATTAAACATTGGCATGGTGCTGTAGCAGATGAGGCGTTTGCACATTTAGCATTATCTGTTCCAGTTGAAGGAGCATCCAACGAATGGTGTGAGCCAGTTACAGATGAAGAATATAATAAATTAAAATAA
- a CDS encoding MerR family transcriptional regulator produces MKDLFTIGELSKLFNINIKTLRYYDEINLFKPIFVDRMNSYRYYSTEQFEQLNTIIYLKALGMSLNAISFHLNKRGIDNITELLKNQSEITKEKIKELQRIEKKIENRLSQINYAIQCSSLDMIQELKFNKRTVVLLKQRIKSDRDLELSIRNLENNTNKSASIFNGKVGVSISKAKLKSRIFEEYDSIFLFTEGEEYSDKLLKVLPKGIYITIRFNGTHKNSPKYYYKLLKYIEEKGYTIGDDSIEITLIDFGLTTKRSEFITEIQILIE; encoded by the coding sequence ATGAAAGATTTATTTACAATAGGAGAGCTTTCAAAACTGTTTAATATTAATATTAAGACATTAAGATATTATGATGAAATTAATCTGTTCAAGCCCATATTTGTAGATAGAATGAATAGCTATAGATATTATTCAACAGAGCAATTTGAACAGTTAAATACAATAATATATTTAAAAGCACTAGGTATGTCTTTAAATGCAATAAGCTTTCATTTGAATAAGAGGGGTATTGATAACATAACAGAATTATTAAAAAATCAAAGTGAAATAACAAAAGAAAAAATAAAAGAGCTGCAAAGAATTGAGAAAAAAATTGAAAATAGATTAAGTCAAATCAATTATGCAATACAGTGCAGCAGTTTAGACATGATTCAGGAACTTAAATTTAATAAAAGAACTGTTGTTTTACTAAAACAGAGAATAAAGTCAGATAGAGATTTAGAGTTATCTATTAGAAATCTAGAGAATAACACGAACAAAAGTGCGTCTATTTTTAATGGAAAAGTAGGAGTTTCCATTTCTAAAGCTAAATTAAAAAGTAGAATATTTGAAGAGTATGATTCAATCTTTTTATTTACAGAAGGAGAAGAATATAGTGATAAATTACTAAAAGTATTGCCTAAAGGCATTTATATTACTATTCGATTTAATGGAACTCATAAGAATTCTCCAAAATACTATTATAAACTTTTAAAATACATAGAAGAAAAAGGGTATACAATTGGTGATGATTCAATAGAAATAACACTTATTGATTTTGGATTAACTACTAAAAGATCGGAGTTTATAACTGAAATACAAATATTGATAGAATAA
- a CDS encoding DUF554 domain-containing protein has product MIGTIVNCLSIISGSILGTVFKKGIKEEYKDIMLQAMGLSATVIGISSAVNCIPKSKYHVVFIVSIAIGGLIGQKFDLEKRLDNVGARFSESNLVEGLSTAILLFCAGTLSILGPLESALKGDNTLLYTNSMLDGITSIVLASNFGIGIMASSVILFLWQGLIYLSANVVSVYITADLLNEISIVGGILILSSGLNILKIKKIKVLNLLPALFIPIIFFIIKGLV; this is encoded by the coding sequence ATGATAGGAACTATAGTAAATTGTCTTTCTATTATTAGTGGAAGTATTTTAGGAACAGTATTTAAAAAGGGAATAAAAGAGGAATACAAGGATATAATGCTGCAAGCAATGGGATTGTCCGCAACAGTTATAGGTATTAGTTCAGCGGTTAATTGTATTCCTAAAAGTAAGTATCATGTCGTATTTATAGTAAGTATTGCAATAGGTGGACTAATTGGACAAAAGTTTGATTTAGAGAAAAGACTTGATAATGTTGGAGCAAGGTTTTCAGAAAGTAATTTAGTGGAAGGGCTATCTACAGCTATATTACTATTTTGTGCAGGCACATTGTCAATCTTAGGACCCCTTGAAAGTGCCCTAAAAGGTGATAATACATTACTGTACACAAATTCTATGCTGGATGGAATTACATCAATTGTTCTAGCCTCAAATTTCGGAATAGGGATAATGGCTTCTTCAGTTATATTATTTTTATGGCAAGGATTAATTTATCTATCAGCAAATGTAGTATCAGTATATATAACTGCGGATTTATTAAATGAAATATCGATAGTAGGTGGGATACTAATATTAAGCTCGGGATTAAACATATTAAAAATAAAGAAAATAAAGGTTTTGAATTTATTGCCAGCATTATTTATTCCAATTATTTTCTTTATTATTAAAGGATTAGTGTAG
- a CDS encoding winged helix-turn-helix transcriptional regulator, with protein sequence MDKTILYNTSLPGKNIYESKCPVIYALNILGQKWKLPIMWHLAKNEVTRYNELKRSVTGITNMMLTKSLQELEAHKLIIRKQYNTIPPKVEYCLTERGKDLLPALNALYDWGKEQMEIDDKK encoded by the coding sequence ATGGATAAAACTATACTTTATAATACATCATTACCGGGAAAAAACATATATGAATCAAAATGCCCAGTAATATATGCACTTAATATACTAGGGCAAAAGTGGAAACTACCTATTATGTGGCATCTTGCTAAAAATGAAGTTACTAGATATAACGAACTAAAACGCAGCGTAACTGGCATTACCAATATGATGCTCACGAAATCCCTACAAGAATTAGAGGCACATAAACTCATAATAAGAAAGCAGTATAATACTATTCCTCCTAAAGTTGAGTATTGTTTAACTGAAAGAGGTAAAGACTTACTTCCTGCTTTAAATGCATTGTATGACTGGGGAAAAGAACAAATGGAAATTGATGATAAAAAATAG
- a CDS encoding flavodoxin family protein — protein sequence MKIYAINGSPRKNNNTATLLKKALEGAKQSVKNKEVQTEIINLYDYNYTGCKSCFACKRIGGKSYGKCAVKDDISEVLEKISDADALIFGSPVYLSSITGQLKSFLERLTFPYLVYDNSYSSIAPKKMPTAFIYTMNVKEDVMKKIGYEFNFRMIDGFIEKVFTKPLVMYSNDTYQFDDYSKYKVECFSEEDKAKTRKNQFPLDCEKAFKLGESLIK from the coding sequence ATGAAGATTTATGCAATTAACGGAAGTCCAAGAAAAAATAATAATACAGCGACATTACTTAAAAAGGCTCTAGAAGGCGCAAAACAATCTGTAAAAAATAAAGAAGTCCAAACAGAAATTATTAATTTATACGATTATAATTACACAGGCTGTAAGAGTTGCTTTGCATGTAAGAGAATTGGCGGAAAAAGCTATGGAAAATGCGCAGTAAAAGATGACATCTCAGAGGTTTTAGAAAAGATTTCCGATGCTGATGCACTTATTTTTGGATCGCCAGTATATTTAAGCAGCATAACAGGACAACTGAAATCATTTTTAGAAAGATTAACTTTTCCTTATTTAGTGTATGATAATTCATATTCATCAATCGCACCAAAGAAAATGCCAACAGCTTTTATTTATACAATGAATGTTAAAGAAGATGTTATGAAGAAAATAGGATATGAATTCAATTTCAGAATGATTGATGGCTTTATTGAAAAAGTATTTACAAAGCCATTGGTAATGTATTCAAACGACACGTATCAATTTGATGATTACTCAAAATATAAGGTTGAATGTTTTTCAGAAGAGGACAAAGCTAAGACTAGAAAAAATCAATTTCCTTTAGATTGTGAAAAGGCATTTAAGTTAGGAGAAAGTCTAATAAAATAA
- a CDS encoding 4Fe-4S double cluster binding domain-containing protein — MELLDKIKELGDIHAIDFIGVAGLTKVKNDIKEISGSLIDEYPRALSIGIVLQDSIVDLLSGSDNYENALENKIHGYDVIMNRLDNFASIVGSVIQRNGYKAMPLPASERIDSTRVCASLSHKLTARLAGFGWIGKSCLLINPKYGPRVRWTSVLTDAPFEENKEILEGRCGDCNNCAKACPSKAILGRNYVADEPREVRLDVRRCEEHLSKRKQEGKFEICGKCMYACPFGMQKITL; from the coding sequence ATGGAATTATTAGATAAAATAAAAGAGTTAGGCGATATACATGCTATTGATTTTATTGGAGTAGCAGGACTAACTAAAGTTAAAAATGACATAAAGGAAATAAGTGGTTCCTTAATAGACGAATATCCAAGAGCTTTATCTATTGGAATAGTACTTCAAGATAGCATTGTGGATCTTCTTTCTGGCAGTGATAATTATGAAAATGCACTAGAAAATAAGATACATGGTTATGATGTAATAATGAACAGACTAGATAACTTTGCATCAATAGTAGGATCTGTAATACAGCGTAATGGATATAAGGCAATGCCATTACCCGCATCAGAACGTATAGACAGTACTAGAGTCTGTGCATCATTATCTCATAAGCTTACTGCTAGATTAGCTGGATTCGGATGGATAGGTAAAAGCTGTCTTCTTATTAATCCTAAATACGGTCCGCGCGTAAGGTGGACATCAGTATTAACGGATGCTCCTTTTGAGGAGAATAAAGAAATATTAGAAGGTAGATGTGGAGACTGTAATAATTGTGCAAAAGCATGTCCATCAAAAGCAATACTTGGCAGAAATTATGTAGCTGATGAGCCTCGTGAAGTAAGACTTGATGTAAGAAGATGCGAAGAACACCTTTCAAAGCGCAAACAAGAAGGAAAATTTGAGATTTGTGGTAAGTGTATGTATGCGTGTCCATTTGGAATGCAAAAAATTACGTTGTAA
- a CDS encoding histidine kinase N-terminal 7TM domain-containing diguanylate cyclase, whose translation MNLLSLFSYGNFVLFLLLSIYSIQFSPIRSKLNKYSFWVCLALGEWNLCYVFFYIAPNSSTALIWHKLALIGMYCFPAFTLYFFIVLTKRDTIFKNKYHYFIFYLVPAILILISLFSKNTALVQALVQSSSGLGWTYVNSTNSILYWVTLLYLYCYFYFAFFLLYKWGKNSNYIGEKKQARIFILVDATILMLGSITDFFYPLIDNFLPPMANLFTIVFILFFIYIIRRYNMFDIHHIASPELIINTIMDPVMVLDENFKIIRSNPAAENILGYSSSYLKNKNLVEFLLGNTDINNKILMELLETKEFKNKELNVITSKGEVINSLFSASTAEDRINGFLGIMITFKDITEIKVIEDNLKFVNSKYRKTADKLYKIANFDPLTRIANRRLFFENIKQKIKQYEQTSKDFGVIFMDLNGFKPINDKFGHNIGDKALIESVCRLKLCTYDEDVLARMGGDEFVLIVSDTSSINERINKIKTLFLSPMHIDGCICNLGIAAGTSIYSQSNRDLDELMRIADILMYEDKKKSKVR comes from the coding sequence ATGAATTTGTTATCTTTATTTTCCTATGGAAATTTTGTTCTTTTTTTATTATTGTCAATTTATTCTATTCAATTTAGCCCTATACGGTCCAAGTTGAATAAGTATTCTTTTTGGGTTTGCTTAGCTTTAGGGGAATGGAATCTCTGTTACGTGTTTTTTTATATTGCTCCCAATAGTTCCACTGCTTTAATATGGCACAAACTTGCTCTCATTGGTATGTACTGTTTTCCAGCATTTACTCTTTATTTCTTTATTGTTCTTACTAAAAGAGATACCATTTTTAAAAATAAATATCATTATTTTATTTTTTACTTAGTTCCAGCAATTTTAATATTAATAAGTCTTTTTAGTAAAAATACAGCTTTAGTTCAAGCTTTAGTTCAAAGCTCAAGTGGCCTCGGTTGGACTTATGTTAATTCTACAAATTCAATTCTATATTGGGTTACTTTATTATATTTGTATTGTTATTTCTACTTTGCTTTTTTTCTCTTATACAAATGGGGAAAAAACTCCAATTATATTGGTGAAAAAAAACAAGCAAGAATATTTATATTGGTTGACGCTACAATTTTAATGTTAGGATCTATTACTGATTTCTTTTACCCACTTATAGATAATTTTCTGCCACCTATGGCTAATCTATTTACCATTGTATTTATTTTATTTTTTATATACATAATAAGAAGATATAACATGTTTGATATACATCACATTGCATCTCCTGAACTAATTATTAATACAATTATGGATCCTGTTATGGTGCTTGATGAAAACTTTAAGATTATTAGATCAAATCCTGCTGCCGAAAATATTTTAGGCTATTCTAGTAGTTACTTGAAAAATAAAAACTTGGTGGAGTTTTTATTAGGTAATACAGATATAAATAACAAAATTCTTATGGAGTTATTAGAAACCAAAGAATTTAAAAATAAAGAGCTGAATGTAATCACCTCTAAAGGTGAAGTCATAAATTCACTTTTCTCTGCATCAACAGCAGAAGATAGAATTAACGGTTTTCTCGGTATAATGATTACCTTCAAAGACATTACTGAAATAAAAGTGATTGAAGATAACTTAAAATTTGTAAATAGTAAATATCGAAAAACAGCTGATAAATTATATAAAATAGCTAATTTTGATCCTCTTACTAGAATTGCAAACAGACGTCTGTTTTTTGAGAATATAAAGCAAAAAATCAAACAATATGAACAGACAAGTAAGGATTTTGGAGTTATTTTTATGGATCTAAACGGCTTTAAACCTATCAATGATAAATTTGGACATAACATTGGAGACAAGGCTCTTATTGAATCAGTATGCCGTCTTAAGCTTTGTACATATGATGAAGATGTATTAGCCAGAATGGGCGGTGATGAGTTTGTTCTTATTGTATCTGATACAAGCTCTATAAATGAACGAATTAATAAAATAAAAACTTTATTTCTTAGCCCCATGCATATTGATGGCTGTATTTGCAATTTAGGTATTGCAGCGGGTACATCTATTTATTCTCAAAGCAATAGGGATTTAGATGAATTAATGAGAATTGCAGATATATTAATGTATGAAGATAAAAAAAAATCAAAAGTAAGATAA